A stretch of Miscanthus floridulus cultivar M001 unplaced genomic scaffold, ASM1932011v1 fs_252_2_3, whole genome shotgun sequence DNA encodes these proteins:
- the LOC136531000 gene encoding uncharacterized protein yields the protein MATSTSGASTAATAIKLRDEALAAAQKLEEEAASLHSTNTDRSQQLQTEADLLKSAAAAQDRVRAAVDALEKERAQADALEQQATALRDRLRTDSFHDDGSQDGGDHSFSSDATTIAHLHSQAAAVQNIKNLIPIILDLQSSNYSRWRGYVLLILGRFALKDHVLSDASRFTDPAWSRMDCMVVSWIFNTISTDLLDVIHERDGISARAAWLGIEQQFLNNRESRAMLLDAEFRTLSQGALSIDDYCRKMKGMADALADLGEPVHDRTLVLNILRGLNERFQFMSQFITRQKPFPSFADVRADLRLAELNMAPPSALIVSSSSKPPAS from the coding sequence ATGGCCACTTCAACCTCCGGCGCCTCCACCGCGGCTACCGCGATCAAGCTTCGTGATGAAGCTCTCGCCGCCGCCCAGAAGCTGGAGGAGGAGGCCGCCTCCCTGCACTCCACCAACACCGACCGCAGCCAGCAGCTTCAGACGGAGGCTGATCTCCTCAAGTCCGCTGCTGCCGCTCAGGATCGCGTTCGTGCCGCCGTTGACGCCCTCGAGAAGGAGCGCGCGCAGGCCGACGCCCTGGAACAGCAGGCCACTGCCCTCCGGGACCGTCTCCGCACGGACTCCTTCCACGACGACGGCTCTCAGGACGGCGGCGATCACTCCTTCTCCTCCGACGCCACGACCATCGCTCATCTGCACAGCCAGGCTGCCGCTGTCCAGAACATCAAGAACTTGATTCCGATCATTCTGGACCTTCAGTCCTCCAACTACTCCAGGTGGCGCGGCtacgtcctcctcatcctcggccGCTTCGCGTTGAAGGATCACGTCCTCAGTGACGCCTCCCGCTTCACCGATCCTGCGTGGTCCCGCATGGACTGCATGGTCGTCTCCTGGATCTTCAACACCATCTCCACCGATCTTCTGGACGTCATCCACGAGCGTGACGGCATCTCCGCTCGGGCTGCGTGGCTCGGCATTGAACAACAGTTCCTGAACAATCGCGAGTCACGCGCCATGCTCCTCGACGCTGAGTTCCGTACTCTCTCCCAGGGCGCCCTCTCCATCGACGACTACTGCCGCAAGATGAAGGGCATGGCTGATGCCCTTGCCGATCTTGGCGAGCCCGTCCATGACCGTACTCTGGTGCTGAACATACTAAGAGGCCTCAATGAGCGCTTCCAGTTCATGTCGCAGTTCATCACGCGCCAGAAGCCGTTTCCCTCCTTTGCAGACGTCCGCGCCGACCTGCGCCTGGCCGAGCTCAACATGGCACCTCCATCGGCTCTCATCGTCTCTTCGTCCAGCAAGCCACCTGCATCCTAG
- the LOC136530999 gene encoding probable protein phosphatase 2C 57: protein MEEQLPRGGGGGRPPIPAAARKPALARHASFVRSPANNTKPENERAFESIDTEFIPVVRSGGWADIGSRHTMEDVFICSDNFMQDFGFESSDEGPSAFYGVFDGHGGKHAADFVCSNLPRFIVEDEGFPREIVKAVSSAFLQVDAAFADACSLNCSLASGTTALAALVVGRLLLVANAGDCRAVLCRRGKAIEMSRDHKPSCNREKMRIEALGGHVDDEYLNGQLNVARAIGDWHMEGMKACDGLGPLSAEPEVMTTDLTEEDEFLIMGCDGIWDVFRSQNAVDFARRKLQEHNDPATCCKELVDEAIKRKSGDNLSVVVVCFNSRPPPVLTTPRPRVQRSISAEGLRELQSFLDSLAD from the exons ATGGAAGAGCAACTTCCtcgaggcggcggcggggggaGGCCCCCGatcccggcggcggcgaggaagcCGGCGCTCGCGCGGCACGCCTCTTTT GTGAGGAGTCCTGCAAACAATACGAAGCCTGAAAATGAGAGAGCTTTTGAAAGCATAGACACTGAATTTATTCCAGTTGTACGATCTGGTGGGTGGGCTGATATTGGCTCAAGGCACACAATGGAGGATGTCTTTATCTGCTCTGATAATTTCATGCAGGACTTCGGATTTGAAAGTTCTGACGAAGGCCCCAGTGCCTTTTATGGG GTTTTTGATGGGCATGGTGGAAAGCATGCAGCTGATTTTGTGTGCAGCAATTTACCAAGGTTTATTGTCGAGGATGAGGGTTTTCCTAGGGAGATAGTGAAAGCAGTATCCTCTGCATTCTTGCAGGTCGATGCTGCTTTTGCAGATGCTTGTTCTCTGAACTGCTCTCTTGCTTCTGGTACAACTGCTCTTGCAGCACTTGTGGTTGGGAG GTTACTTCTGGTCGCAAATGCTGGTGATTGTCGAGCAGTACTTTGTCGTCGTGGAAAGGCAATCGAGATGTCCAGGGATCACAAACCATCTTGCAACAGGGAGAAGATGCGTATTGAGGCATTGGGTGGACATGTTGATGATGAGTACCTGAATGGGCAGCTTAATGTCGCGCGAGCAATCGGGGATTGGCATATGGAAGGCATGAAGGCATGTGATGGTCTTGGCCCTCTCAGTGCCGAGCCTGAGGTAATGACAACAGATCTGACTGAAGAGGACGAGTTCCTGATCATGGGTTGTGATGGGATCTGGGATGTATTCCGCAGCCAAAATGCAGTAGATTTTGCCCGCCGTAAGCTCCAAGAGCACAATGACCCGGCCACTTGCTGTAAAGAACTAGTTGATGAGGCCATCAAGAGGAAGAGTGGTGATAACCTTTCTGTGGTTGTCGTCTGCTTCAACTCTAGGCCGCCTCCTGTTCTAACAACTCCTAGGCCTCGTGTACAGAGAAGCATATCTGCAGAGGGCCTGAGGGAGCTACAGAGCTTCCTTGATAGCTTGGCTGATTGA